The genomic segment ACTGCGAGGTCGACGTGACGCTCTCCAGGTTCGGTACCGCCTGGATGGCGTCCTCGATCGGGGTGGTGACCTGCTCCTCGACCACCTGCGGCGAGGCACCCTGATCGGTGATCATCACCGCCGCGATCGGGAACTGCAGCGACGGCAGCAGTTGCTGCCGCAGTGATGGAATGGAGTACGCCCCGAAGCCGATGATCACGACGGTGATCAGGGCGACGAGGCTACGGTTGGCGAGACTGAGCCGGGACAGCAGCCACATACTGGCTTTCCCCTCGTTGTCCGGGGCCGCGGGCGAGGTGCCCATCTGCGATCTGACCGCGGTGATCGCGCCGCCACACGGACCCGCCAGTCCGGCGCGCGGCCTCGATCACTAGTACGGTTCAGAGAAACAGTTTGGCTGACCCGAAGTATCCGGTCGGCACCGACCCCCGGTCCGACACGGAAAGTGGCCGGACGGATACCAGACGGATGGGGAGACGGACGTGGCCACCGGCGACGAGCTGATCGGCAGGATCCTGGCGGACGGGCGGCGGCTGCAGCAGGCCGCGACCCGGTTGCGACCCAGCCCGATGCTCGACCTCAACCTCACCATGCAGCAGCTCAAGGTGCTGATCGCGCTGGCCCGCGGCGCCAGCTCCGGCCAGGCGCTCACCGAGGTGCTCGGCGTCCGGCTCGCCACCGTCACCGGCATCGTCGACCGGCTCGCCGCCCAGCAGCTGGTCAGCCGGCGGGAGGATCCGCACGACCGGCGGGTGCGGCGGGTGGAACTGACCGCCGCCGGCCGCCGGCTGCTGGACCGGCTCAACGAGGCCGGCGAGTTCGCCACCCGACGGCTGCTGGAACGACTCGACACCGACGGCCTGCGCACCGTCGCGGCGGCGATCCGGTTGCTCTGCGAGGCCGCCGAGGACGAGGCCGGCCGCGACGAGACGGCGGCCGGACACGAAACGACGGCCGACCCGCTGCGGGGTCGGCCGTCGTGACGGTCGTGTTGGCTGGTCAGGCTGCGTCCAGGCCACCGGAACCGGCCAGCTCGCGCAGCCGGTGCAGCGCCTGGATCTCCAGCTGCCGGATCCGCTCCCGGGACAGCGAGAACCGCTGCGCCACCTCGGTGAGCGAGTGCTCCCGGCCGTCGTCCAGCCCGTACCGGGCGCGGACGATCCCGGCGGAGCGGTCGTCCAGGTGGCCGAGCAGGCCGTCCACCCGGTCGCGCTCCATCCCGGCCAGCACCAGGTCCTCCGGGCTGGGCGAGTCGGTGTCGGCCACCAGGTCACCGAGGTTGGTGTCGCCGTCGTCGCCCACCGGGGTGTCCAGCGACACGGTGTCCTGCGACCAGCGCTTGAGTTCGTTGATCCGCTCGACGCTGACCCCGAGCGCCTTCGCCAGCTGCTCGGCCTCGGGCTCCTGGCCCAGTTCACGGGTGAGCTGACGGGTCATGTTGCGCATCCGGTTGACGTCCTCGACCAGGTGCACCGGCAGCCGCACGGTGCGCTCCTGCTGCGCGATGGCCCGGCTGATCGCCTGCCGGATCCACCACGTCGCGTAGGTGGAGAACTTGAACCCGCGCTCGTAGTCGAACTTCTCGACCGCGCGGACCAGACCGGTGTTGCCCTCCTGGATCAGGTCGAGCATCGGCATGCCGCTGCGCACGTACCGCCGGGCGATGGAGACGACGAGCCGCAGGTTCGCCTTGACGAACTGCTCCTTGGCCCGCTGCCCCTCGACGACCAGCCGGGTCAGCTCCGGCTTGGACGCGCCGCGCACCGTCTGTCCTGCTTCGAGCAGCTTGTCGGCATAGAGGCCCGCCTCGACCGACTTGGCCAGATCGACCTCACCGGCCGCGTCCAGCAACGGCGTCTTGGAAATCTCGTGCAGGTAGACACCGACGAGGTCGCGCTCCTCGGCGACTTCGTCTGTGCGGATACCCGTGTCGTTCGCCACGTTCGCCGTCCTCCCGTTGTGCTGAGCTGCCCGCTGTGCGCCCTGCCACTGCGTACAACGTCCTACCGACCGGGCTGATTCCGAGCTAGGGTGTATGGCCCATCACCGCAACCGGCTGCCCCCGCGGCCGATCCGGTAGTCTCCCGGTCCCTTCATGTAACCGTCCTCGCCTGCGGCCAAGCCTGGTAGAGACTGGGAGAAAGCTGAAAACCTCTCCGACGGCCCCGCCACGCCTTCCGGCGCACCAGACTGTTGCCAGGCTCGCCGACTCCCCGAGCATCGAGCCCACCCGCAACACTGGTTAGACGTCCGAGAGGGGCGCGCATGGCACACAGTGAGACGACGACCACTCCAACCGGTGACGGCACGGCGTTATTCCGCGCGGCCCGAGACTTCCTGCTGGCCCACCGCGAGGACTACGAGCAGGCCTACCGCGACTTCCACTGGCCGGCGCTGACCGGCTTCAACTGGGCCCGCGACTGGTTCGACGCGGTACTGGCGGCGGAACGGCCCGACCAGATCGCCCTGCGAGTCGTCGAGGAGGACGGCAGCGACACCGAACTCACCTTTGCCGACCTGAGCGAACGGTCCACCCAACTGGCCGCCTGGCTGGCCACCGAAGGGGTCGCCCGCAACGAGCGGGTCATCGTGATGCTCGGCAACCAGATCGAGCTGTGGGAGACGCTGCTGGCCCTGATGCGCCTCGGCGCGGTCGTCATCCCGGCGACCACCCTGCTCGGCCCCGCCGACCTGCGCGACCGGATACACCGCGGCGAGGCACGGCACGTGGTGGCCCGCGCCGCCGACGCGGCGAAGTTCGCCGACGTGCCTGGCTCCTACACCCGGATCGCGGTCGGCGAACCGGTCGAGGGCTGGCTGCGTTATGCCGACGCGTACGGGTTTCCCGGCAGCCCGCCGGAGCCGGAGACCGCCGCGACCGACCCGCTGCTGCTCTACTTCACCTCCGGTACCACCGCACAGCCGAAACTGGTCGAGCACACCCACCAGAGCTACCCGGTCGGGCACCTGTCGACGATGTACTGGCTGGGGCTGCAGCCCGGCGACGTGCACCTGAACATCTCCTCGCCGGGCTGGGCGAAACACGCCTGGAGCAACCTGTTCGCGCCGTGGAACGCCGGCGCGACCGTGCTGGTCTACAACTACCAGCGGTTCGACCCGGCAGCGCTGATGGGCGTGCTGCGCGACGCGGCGGTGACCACCTTCTGCGCCCCGCCCACCGTGTGGCGGATGCTCATCCAGGCCGACCTGTCCGCCGCCCGGCTGAGCCTGCGCGAGGTGGCGAGCGCCGGCGAGCCGCTCAACCCGGAGGTCATCGAGCAGGTCCGGCGCGGGTGGGGGCTCACCATCCGGGACGGGTACGGCCAGACCGAGACCACCTGCCAGATCGGCAACCCGCCGGGCGCGCCGCTCAAGCTGGGCTCGATGGGCCGGCCGCTGCCCGGCTACCGGATCATGCTGGTCGACCCGGCGACCGACGCGGTGGTGACCGACCCCGGGGTGGAGGGCGAGATCTGCATCGACCTGGACCATCGGCCGGTGGCGCTGATGACCGGGTACCGGGACGACCCGGAGCGCGGGGCGGAGGCGATGCGCGGGGCGCGCTACCACACCGGCGACGTGGCGAGCCGGGACGCCGACGGCTACCTGACCTACGTGGGGCGGGCCGACGACGTGTTCAAGGCGTCGGACTACAAGATCTCGCCGTTCGAGCTGGAGAGCGTGCTGCTGGAGCACCCGGCGGTGGCCGAGGCGGCGGTGGTGCCGGGCCCCGACCCGGTCCGCCTCGCCGTCCCCAAGGCGTACGTGGTGCTCGCCGCCGGGGCGGCGCCCGACGCGGCGACCGCGCGCGACATCCTGCGCTACGCCCGGGAGCACCTGGCGCCGTACAAGCGGGTACGGCGGCTGGAGTTCGCCGAGCTGCCGAAGACCATCTCGGGCAAGATCCGCCGGGTCGACCTGCGCCGGCGCGAGGAGCAGGTGCACGGCACCGGTGTCGACGCCGCGGTGCGCTCGCCGAACGAGTACTGGGAAGAGGACCTCACCGACAGCCCGTGACCGCGACTCCGGCGCCGGAGGACCCGGACCGGGCCGAGCCGGGCCTGGGCCGGGTCCAGGCCGAGCCGGGCCTGGGCCGGGTCCGGGCCGAGCCGAGCGTGGGCCGGGTCCGGGCCTGGGCCGGGTCCGGGAGACGTTCCTGGGCCGGGGTGCGGCACCAGCCGACCCTGCGGGCCCTCCCGGCGGTCGGCTGACACGAGCCGGCGCGAGGGCGGGTCAGCCGCCCGCGGTGGGGCCGGAGCCGGCCGCCAGGGCGGCGACGGTGATCGCGCCGTGGCCGCAGACCGGGCCGTACGACCAGCCGGCTCGCACCGACCCGGAAACGCCGGGCAGCGCGACCCGCAGCCCGTGCGGGGGCGGCTCGCAGTTGCCGGTCTGCGACTCGCCGCTGCCGGCCACCGCGCCCCAGCTGGCCGCGGCGTACATGCTGGCGTGCGCCTTGAGCGTCACGGTGCTCGGCCGCTTGGCGGTGTCGTGGGTGACCGAGGTGCTGATCTTGCCACCGGTCGCGGACACCAGCTGCAGGCCGACGTAGCCGGACGACTGACAGCTCGCACCGGTGTTGGTCAGGATGATCGAGGCATGGTGGGTGCCGGCGGCGGCACCGAGCGGCCGTACGGTCGCCTTCACCTGTCCGGGCCGGCACCGCTTCGACGCCGGTACCGCACCGCCACCGGAAGCCGCGGTCGAGCCGGCCCCGGAACCCTGACCGCCGGACGACGGGCCGCCCGAGCCGGTCTTCCCCGACGATCCGGACTTGCCGGACGATCCGGAGCCGGCCGAGACGTGCAGGCCGCCGCTCGGGGTGGGGCTGCCGGCGTGCGACGCGTGGCCGGCGGAGCCCTTGCCGGAACCGGACGCGTCGTCGTGCGACGAGCCGCACCCGGCCAGCAGCAGGGCCGCCACCGCGGCGGCACCGGCGGCGGCTGCGCGGCCGTTCGACCACCAGTGACGAGTACTCATCGGTGCCTCCTCGGCGGTGCCCGTACCGATGGGAAGTGCCCGTTGATCGTAGGTTCTGTGGTGATTTCGCGCAGCCCGCAAGACCGAATCGACGCCGACCCGGGATGCTTCGGCACGCGGCACGCGGCACGGTCGCGTCCGCAGCCGCCGGGCGGATGCCCCGCCCGGCGCCACCAGACCGCCGGCCGGGGACGGTCACCCCAGCGGGGCACCGGGCGGGTCGAGCGGGCCGGTCAGGTAGTGCTGGACGACCGGACCCACCCAGCGCACCAGGTCCTCCAGGTCGGCGGAGGCCAGCGGTTCGATCGCCAGTACGTGCCGGGCGAGGGCGAGGCCGACCAGGTGCGAGGCGGCCAGCGTGGCCCGCAGCGCCGCCCGGTCCCCGCCGGCGCCGGCCACCAGCGGGCCGAGGACCTCGGCACTGAGCGCCTCGCGCAGGGTGCGCGCCGCCTGGTCGTGGGAGAGCACCGAGGCGACCAACGCCCGTAACTGACGGTTGCTCGCCGGGTGTTGCCAGAGCCCGAGGTAGAGCCGGACCAGCCGGGCGCCGAGGTCGGCCCGGTCGCCGGCGGCGAGCAACCCGATCGCCTGCCGTACCTCGCCCGGCAGCTGCATCGCGGCCGCGAACAGGTCGTACTTGGTGCCGAAGTAGTGGTGCAGCAGTGCCGGGTCGACGTCGGCCGCGGCGGCGACGCGGCGCATCGTGGCGGCCGTGTACCCGTGCGCGGCGAACTGTTCGCGCGCCGCGTCCAGGATCTGCTCCCGGGTGCGCTGCTCCCCCGGCCGGCGCCCGACCGGGCGCCGGCGGCCGGTCGGGCGGTCGGTCATGCCCCGAGCCTAGCGAAAACTCATCGGCTGTTGAATTGCCCGCCGGTCGCGATTACCGTGCTGTACAGGGGATCCGACCGGGGTGCGCGTCGCCCCGGGTGCGCCGAGCAAGGCCGACCGCAGTCGCCGCCGGCCGGACAAGGACTGCGCGGATGCGGGCGATGGTGCTCAAGGAGTTCCTGGAACTCCGCCGGGACAAGCGGACGATGGCGATGATCATCGGGCTGCCGGTGTTGCTGCTGGTGATCTTCGGGTACGCGGCGAGCTTCCACGTCGACCGCCTCGACACCGACGTGTACGGGCCGAACGCCGCGCAGGTCGCCGGCCGGCTGCCCGCGCCGTACCACGTCGCCACGGTCGATCCCGGCGGCGATGCGAGCCGGGCACGGGCCCGGTTGCGCGACCGCCGGGCGGATGTCGTGGTGGTGGCCGGCTCCGCCGGCAACGTCGCGTACGTGGACGGCTCGAACCTGTTCGCCGCGCAGGCCGCGGTGGCCGCGGCCGGCCGCACCGCGGGGCTGCTGACCCCGCGGGTGCTGTTCAACCCGCGGCTCGAGACGTCCTGGGTGATGGTGCCGTCGCTGGTCGGGATGATCCTCGCGTTCGTCGGCACCATCGTCACCGCGATCGGGCTGGTCCGCGAGCGGCAGGCCGGCACGCTGGAGCAGCTCGCGGTGATGCCGTTCCGGCCGGCCGACGTGATCGCCGGCAAGATCGTGCCGTACTTCGCGCTCGCCGCGTTCGACATGGTGCTGGTGACCGTGCTCGGCTGCCTGCTGTTCGGGGTCCCGTTCGCCGGCAACGTCGCGGTGTTCGCCCTCGGCGCGGCGCTGTTCCTGTTCGTGGTGCTCGGCGTCGGCGTGCTGATCTCGACCGTGTCGCGCAACCAGGGGCAGGCGATGCAGCTCGCGCTGATGGTGATGCTGCCGCAGATCCTGCTGTCCGGGATGATCTTCCCGCTGGAGTCGATGGCCGCCGGGGTGCGCTGGATCGGCTACCTGCTGCCGCTGACCTGGTTCAACAAGATCGCCAACGGCGTGATGCTGCGGGACGCCTCGCTCGCCTCGCTGGCCCTGCCGCTGCTGGTCCTGACCGGCATGGCCGTGCTGGTCTTCGGCGCCGCCGTGCTCCGGTTCCGCCGCGACCTCGCGCCGGCGATGCCGGGCGCGCCGAGCGAGCAGGACGTGGCCGGCGAGGTGGCGGCGCGATGACCCCGGCCGGCCGCTCGGCGGGCGGTGCCGGTCCGGCCGCCGACGGCGCAGGCGGTGCCGGGGCGGCGGGTTCGGGCGCTCCCGCGGCGGCGGGTGCGGACTGGGGCGCCTACCGGCTCACCGTCGCCTACCGCGGGCGGCCGGCGCTGTCCGAGGTGACCTTCCCGGTACCGCGCGGAACGGTCACCGCCGTCGTGGGCGGCGACGGCGCGGGCAAGACGACGCTGCTGCGCGCGCTGGTGGGGGCGGTACGCCCGGCGGCCGGCCAGGTGCGCGCACCGGTGCCGGCCGAGTGCGGCTTCCTGGCCACCGGCGCGGCCGGGGTCTGGGCCGAGCTGACCGTCGCCGAGAACATCGCGTTCGTGGCCGCCGCGTACCGGCTGCACGGTGGCGAGCTGGCGCGGCGCCGCGACGAGTTGCTCGCCGCGGCGGGCCTGGCCGACGCGCGCCACCGGACGGCGGCGCGGCTGTCCGGCGGGATGCGGGCGAAGCTCGCGTTCTGCCTCGCGCTGCTGCACCGGCCGCGGCTGCTGGTCCTCGACGAACCGAGCACCGGCGTCGACCCGGTCAGCCGGATCGACCTGTGGCGGCTGATCTCGCGTACCGCCGCGGACGGTACCGCCGTCGCGATGGCCACCAGCTACCTGGACGAGGCCGAGCGCGCCGGCTCGGTCCTGGTGCTCGACGCCGGCCGACCGATCGCCGCCGGGACGCCGGACCAGGTCGTCGCGGCGGCACCCGGTACCGTCACCGCGCCGTTCGGGTCCGGGCCGCCGGCCGACCGGGCGGTCGGCTGGCGACGTGGCCGCCAGCGGCGCGGCTGGCATCCCGGCCCGCCGCGACCCGGCGACCGGCGCGTCCGCCCCGACCTGGAGGACGCGGTCATCGCGGCGACGCTGGCCGCCCGGTTCGATGCGCGGCCGACCGGAGCGAGACCGGCCCCGGCGCCGCCGGAGCGGTCCGCGCCCCCGACCCGTACCGAACGCTCGCCCGGCCCGGCGGATCGGCGGTACCGGATGAGTGCCCCGGTGCTGGTCGCGGCCCGGGCGGTGAGCAAGAACTACGGCCCGCTCGCCGCCGTGCGTGAGCTGTCGCTGTCGGTGTCGGCTGGCGAGATCGTCGGTTTGCTCGGCGCCAACGGTGCCGGGAAGACGACGCTGCTGAAGATGCTGCTCGGCCTCGTGGTGCCCAGTTCCGGGACGGTGAGCGTGTTCGGCCGCACGCCGTCCCGGGCGACCCGGGGCCGGCTCGGCTACGTACCCCAGGGGCTCGGCCTGTGGCCGACGCTGACGGTGCGGGAGAACCTGGCGTTCGCCGCGGCGGCGTTCCGGGCCGGCGCGGCACCCGTACCGACCGGCCCGCTCGCCGAGGTCGCCGACCGGCTGGTCGCCGACCTCGGCCTCGGGCTGCAGCGCCAGCTCGCGTTCGCGGCCGCCCTGCACCACCGTCTCGACCTGCTGGTACTGGACGAACCGACGTCCGGGGTGGACCCGCTGTCCCGGGCCCGGCTCTGGGACACGGTGCACGAGCAGGCCGAGTCCGGCGCCGGGGTGCTGGTCACCACGCACCACCTGCAGGAGGCGCAGGAGTGCGACCGGCTGGTGCTGCTGTCGGCCGGTCGCCTGGTCGCCGCCGGAACCGAGGACGAGATCGTCGCCGGTACCACCGCGTGCGAGGTGCTGAGCGGCGACTGGGCGGCCTCCTTCACCGCGCTGGAGGCGGCGCGGCTCGCCGTGACCCTCGCCGGTCGCCGGGTCCGGCTGGCCGACACCGATCCGGCGGACGTGCGCGCGGTCCTGGCGCGCGCCGGGATCCGAGCCGAGGTCCGGTCGGTGCCGGCGACGCTGGAGGAGACGATGATCCGCATCGACCGCGGTCCGCGGGGCTGAGCGCGTTCGGCACACCCCGCCCGGAGCCGCTGGCCCCCGCCGTGCGGGGCTGAACGCGTTCGGTGCACCCCCGCACGGAGTCGCTGGCCCCGCCGCGCGGGGCTGGGCCGGGTTCGGCGCACCCTACCCGGGGGCTTTCCCCGCCGCGCGGGACTGGGCCGGGTTGGGCACGGCGCTCGCGGCGGGCCGGTCGGTTCGCCGCCGGTCCGTCAGCCGCGACGGCGGTTGGCGGTGGCGCGGCGGGACGCGACCGCCTCGGCGGTGGCCTCCAGATTGCGCTTGGTGCGGGTGCGGTTCTTCGCCGCGACGCCGACGAACAGGCAGTCCACCACGGTCAGCTGGGCCAGCCGGCTCGCCATCGCGCCCGACCGGTAGGTGGTCTCGCGCGCCGCGGTGGTCAGCACCACGTCGGCCACCTCGGCGATCGGCGACCGGGGGTAGTTGGTCAGCGCGATCGTGGTGGCGCCCTGCCGGCGGGCCTGGCCGAGCACGTCGACGCAGTCGGTGGTGGTACCGGTGTGCGAGATGCCGAGCGCGACATCGCCCTTGCCCAGCAGCGCGGCGCTGGTCAGCGCGGTGTGCGTGTCCGGCCAGTAGAACGCGGTCCGGCCGATGCGGTGCAGCTTCTGCTGGAAGTCGGCGGCCACCGAGCCGCTCGCGCCGACGCCGAACACGTCGACTCGGCCGGCCGCGGACAGCACCGCCACCGCCTGCTCGCAGGCGGCGACGTCGAGCTGCTCGGCGGTCTCCTCGACCGCCCGCGCGTCGTTGAACGAGATGGTCGCGATGATCTGCGCCATGTCCGCGCCCGGCGGGATGTCGCCGCCGACCACCCGGGCGTCCGGCGGCTCGACCCGGCGGGCCGCCTCGGCCGCCAGCCGGATCCGCAGCTGCGGGTAGCCGCTCATGCCGACCGAGCGGCAGAACCGGATCACCGTCGCCTCGGACGTACCGGCGGCCGACGCCAGCTCGGTGATGGTCTGCCGCGCGGCGGCGGCCGGATCGGCGATCACCAGGCGGGCGACTCGCTGCTCGGCCGGCGACAGCGCCGGCAGCAGCCCGCTGACATGAACGATCAGGCCGCCGGGCGCGGCATCGTTGGCAGTCCTGGACACTGGCGAGGCACCTCGATCTCTCCGACGGCTCGGTCAGCCGGTGCTGGGACCAGTGTCGCAGTCGACGGTTGCGCTCCGACACCGATGCTGGTACACCTCGGCCGGCGCTCAGTAAAACTCATCGTCCGGGACCGGAGTACAGCAGGTAGCGACGACGCCGGGCGCGGAACGCCGACAATTCGCTCGACCAGGCATCTACCACCTCCGACGCGCTCGCGCCGTCGTCGATCATCGTCCGCAGCCGGGGCGAACCGGTCAGCTTGTCCACCCAGTACGGCCGGACCGGGTCGTAGTCGTCGTAGCGCCAGGCGAACCCGTCGTACTTCTTCGCCTCGACCAGCATGGTGACCGCGGTGGCGATGGGGTCGTACCGGGCGGCGTCGACGATCTGCACCTCGGTGCCGTTGCACAGGGTGTTGGCGTACTTGTTGAAGGTCGGGGTGAAGTAGGCCTCGCGGAAGCGCACGCCGGGCAGGTCGGCGGCGTTGAGCCGGTCGGTCCAGTGATAGTCGAGGTAGGGCGCGCCGATCAGCTCGAACGGCCGGGTCGTGCCGCGCCCCTCGGCGGCGTTGGTGCCCTCGAACATGCAGGTACCCGGGTAGACCAGGGCGGAGGTCTGGGTCGGCATGTTCGGGCTGGGCAGCACCCACGGCAGGTAGGTCAGGTCGGTGCCGAGCTGGTCGGTGCGCCAGTTGCTCACCCGCACCACGGACAGCTCGACCGGCCGGCCGGCGGCGGCCGGCAGGAACTCGCCGTTGTAGAACCGGGCCAGCTCGCCGGTGGTCATCCCGTGCTGCTGGACGATCTCCTTCTTGCCCACCCCGGACTCGTAGCCGGCCGTCATCATCGGGCCGAATGCCCTGCCGCCACAGGGATTCGGTCGATCCAGCACCACGTAGCGCAGGCCGAGCCGGGCCGCCGCCACCATCGAGTCGTACAACGTCCAGATGTAGGTGTAGAAGCGGGCCCCGACGTCCTGGATGTCGTAGACGACGGTGTCGATGCCGGCCTTGCGGAACATCGACGCCCAGTCGTCCTGGCTCGCCCCGTACGCGTCGTAGACGGTCAGGCCGGTGCGCGGGTCGGTGCTGGTGCCCTCGGAGCTGCCGGCCTGCGCCGAGCCGCGGAAGCCGTGCTCGGGCCCGAAGACCCCGACGATGTCGACGGTGCCACCGGCCACCATCAGGTCGACGGCATGCCGGTACGACGAGTCGACACCGGTCGGGTTGGAGACCATGCCGACCTTCCCGCCGGCGAGTGCCTTCCAGCCGTCGTCGATCAGGTTCTGCAGGCCGGTACGCACCTGCTTGTGCCCGCCCGGATGTGCCGCGGCCGGTGCGGCGCCGGCGCCCATCGTGGTGGCGCCGGCCGCCACCGTGCCGGCCGCCGCCGACAGCAACGCGCGTCGTCTCATCGACCCTCACCCACATTCCACCCGGCCGGCCCGATACCGACGCCGTTTCGGAAATTACAATCACGATGGGTACAGGTCAAGAAAATCGCTTTCAGCAACCAATGCGTGGACACGACCGGATCCCCGCGGCCGTCAGCCGGCCCCGGCCGTCGGACCCGCCCTCGGGCCCGGCCTCGTACCCGGGCGGCCGGCGAGACCGCGAAACCGGCGCAAGGCCGCGCCGCGGCGGCGATCCCGCCGATTTCGGCCCATCGGGCCGGTTGGCACGCAAAGATCTGTAGACATGATCGAGGTCAAGCGCGTGTACGACGAATCGGCCAGCACCGACGGCACCCGCGTGTTGGTCGACCGGCTCTGGCCGCGTGGCGTCGCGAAGGCGGACGCCGACTTCGAATGGGAGAAGGTGGTGGCTCCGTCCGATGCGCTGCGGATGTGGTACGCCCACATACCCGAACGATTCGAGGAGTTCAGCCGCCGCTACCGGGGTGAGCTGACCGACGCCGAGCGGTCGGCGGCCCTGGAACGGCTCTCCGGCATCGCCCGTAACGGCACGTTGACCCTGCTCACCGCCACCAAGGACCCGGAGCACAGCCAGGCCGCGGTGCTCCAGCAGGTCCTCGCCGAGCGGGTCTGACCGGGCCGCCGGACGGTCCGCGACCGGCCGACACGCACCTGGAGCTGGGCCGGCCGATCGCGGACGGCATAGGGTGTGCGATGTGACAGGACACCTCGTCTGGATCGACTGTGAAATGACCGGCCTCGACCTGCGCCGTGATGCGCTGATCGAGGTCGCGGTGCTCGTCACCGACTCCGAGCTGAACGTGCTCGGCGACGGTGTGGACATCGTGATCAAGGCCGACGACGCCCTGCTGGACTCGATGACCGAGGTCGTCCGGGACATGCACGCCAAGTCCGGGCTGACCGAGGAGGTCCGCGCGTCCAGCGTGTCGATGGCCGAGGCCGAGGATGCGGTGCTCGACTACATCCGCACCCACGTGCCGGACCGGCGCACCGCACCGCTGTGTGGGAACTCCATCGCCACCGACCGCGGCTTCCTCGCCCGGGACATGCCGCGGTTGGACGATTTCCTGCACTACCGGATGGTCGACGTCTCGTCGGTCAAGGAGCTGTGCCGCCGGTGGTACCCGCGGGCCTACTTCGGCCAGCCGCAGAAGGGGCTGGCGCACCGGGCGCTGGCCGACATCGAGGAGAGCATCCGGGAACTCGCGTACTACCGGAAGGCGATCTTCGTGCCACCGCCGGGACCGGACGTGGACACCGCGAAACAGATCGCAGCGTCGCTGTCCGCGAGCCCGGAAACGGACCCCGAAACCCCGTAGTCGGGTCGACCACAGCACCCGCTACTATGAACCGGCACGCCGATCCCGGCGTGCGATGGTGGCTGTAGCTCAGCTGGTAGAGCACCGGGTTGTGGTCCCGGGTGTCGTGGGTTCAAGTCCCATCAGTCACCCCACACGAGCGGCCTCGGTCCTGCGGGACCGGGGCCGTCGTCGTCCTCGCCGCCGGCCGGCGGCGGGCCGGGTCAGCGGCGCGGGGCGGAGAGCTTGACGACCGCGCCGAAGGCGCTCACCGCCACCCCGGCCAGCGTCGGCGCGGCGCCGACCGCGCCGCCGAGCATCCCGATCAGGACCGCACCGAGCACCGCGATGGCGCCGACCACCAGACAGCCGGCGGCCAGCCGGAACCGCCGGTTGGTGCCGCCGTCGTCCAGCGCCCGCCGGGGCGCCGGTGGCAGCAACTCCCCCGCGGCCGGCGGC from the Actinocatenispora thailandica genome contains:
- a CDS encoding ATP-binding cassette domain-containing protein — protein: MTPAGRSAGGAGPAADGAGGAGAAGSGAPAAAGADWGAYRLTVAYRGRPALSEVTFPVPRGTVTAVVGGDGAGKTTLLRALVGAVRPAAGQVRAPVPAECGFLATGAAGVWAELTVAENIAFVAAAYRLHGGELARRRDELLAAAGLADARHRTAARLSGGMRAKLAFCLALLHRPRLLVLDEPSTGVDPVSRIDLWRLISRTAADGTAVAMATSYLDEAERAGSVLVLDAGRPIAAGTPDQVVAAAPGTVTAPFGSGPPADRAVGWRRGRQRRGWHPGPPRPGDRRVRPDLEDAVIAATLAARFDARPTGARPAPAPPERSAPPTRTERSPGPADRRYRMSAPVLVAARAVSKNYGPLAAVRELSLSVSAGEIVGLLGANGAGKTTLLKMLLGLVVPSSGTVSVFGRTPSRATRGRLGYVPQGLGLWPTLTVRENLAFAAAAFRAGAAPVPTGPLAEVADRLVADLGLGLQRQLAFAAALHHRLDLLVLDEPTSGVDPLSRARLWDTVHEQAESGAGVLVTTHHLQEAQECDRLVLLSAGRLVAAGTEDEIVAGTTACEVLSGDWAASFTALEAARLAVTLAGRRVRLADTDPADVRAVLARAGIRAEVRSVPATLEETMIRIDRGPRG
- a CDS encoding MurR/RpiR family transcriptional regulator; the encoded protein is MSRTANDAAPGGLIVHVSGLLPALSPAEQRVARLVIADPAAAARQTITELASAAGTSEATVIRFCRSVGMSGYPQLRIRLAAEAARRVEPPDARVVGGDIPPGADMAQIIATISFNDARAVEETAEQLDVAACEQAVAVLSAAGRVDVFGVGASGSVAADFQQKLHRIGRTAFYWPDTHTALTSAALLGKGDVALGISHTGTTTDCVDVLGQARRQGATTIALTNYPRSPIAEVADVVLTTAARETTYRSGAMASRLAQLTVVDCLFVGVAAKNRTRTKRNLEATAEAVASRRATANRRRG
- a CDS encoding exo-beta-N-acetylmuramidase NamZ domain-containing protein — its product is MRRRALLSAAAGTVAAGATTMGAGAAPAAAHPGGHKQVRTGLQNLIDDGWKALAGGKVGMVSNPTGVDSSYRHAVDLMVAGGTVDIVGVFGPEHGFRGSAQAGSSEGTSTDPRTGLTVYDAYGASQDDWASMFRKAGIDTVVYDIQDVGARFYTYIWTLYDSMVAAARLGLRYVVLDRPNPCGGRAFGPMMTAGYESGVGKKEIVQQHGMTTGELARFYNGEFLPAAAGRPVELSVVRVSNWRTDQLGTDLTYLPWVLPSPNMPTQTSALVYPGTCMFEGTNAAEGRGTTRPFELIGAPYLDYHWTDRLNAADLPGVRFREAYFTPTFNKYANTLCNGTEVQIVDAARYDPIATAVTMLVEAKKYDGFAWRYDDYDPVRPYWVDKLTGSPRLRTMIDDGASASEVVDAWSSELSAFRARRRRYLLYSGPGR
- a CDS encoding DUF488 domain-containing protein, whose product is MIEVKRVYDESASTDGTRVLVDRLWPRGVAKADADFEWEKVVAPSDALRMWYAHIPERFEEFSRRYRGELTDAERSAALERLSGIARNGTLTLLTATKDPEHSQAAVLQQVLAERV
- the orn gene encoding oligoribonuclease, which codes for MTGHLVWIDCEMTGLDLRRDALIEVAVLVTDSELNVLGDGVDIVIKADDALLDSMTEVVRDMHAKSGLTEEVRASSVSMAEAEDAVLDYIRTHVPDRRTAPLCGNSIATDRGFLARDMPRLDDFLHYRMVDVSSVKELCRRWYPRAYFGQPQKGLAHRALADIEESIRELAYYRKAIFVPPPGPDVDTAKQIAASLSASPETDPETP